One segment of Treponema pectinovorum DNA contains the following:
- a CDS encoding TRAP transporter large permease produces the protein MSGMGIVVIAFLILLLLGMPVAFSIGISGLLFFLITEGLPYTIVVQKALSTTQSFTMLAIPLFIFAGNLMNNTGITKRLIKLADVLTGHMYGNIAQVSCVLSTLMGGVSGSANADAAMESRVLGPEMIRRGYDRGWSAAINAWSSMIVCTIPPSMGFIIYGSIGEVSIGRLFAAGMIPGLLMMIFLMSATSISAHKRNYIPDRKKPASFREVMSALKDGIWALLFPIMLIVFIRFGIMTPSESGAFAAVYAIFVGTVIYREMSLEVLIKTLKDSTKDIAIVTLILALSGIFGYGIVYDSIPQAMASGLLGITQNSTIMLLIIIALLLVMGMFMETTVITLLMTPILLPVVKSLGIDPVHFGVIMMTVTTSGINTPPVGTALYTTSSILGCSPEDTTKASLPFFLAVIMVVILLVFIPQISLWLPNLIFGVVK, from the coding sequence ATGAGTGGCATGGGAATAGTTGTTATAGCATTTTTGATTTTGCTTTTGTTGGGAATGCCAGTTGCTTTTTCGATTGGTATTTCTGGATTATTGTTTTTCTTAATAACTGAAGGTCTGCCTTATACGATCGTAGTTCAAAAGGCTCTGTCTACGACACAATCGTTTACGATGCTTGCGATTCCGCTTTTTATATTTGCCGGAAATCTAATGAACAATACAGGCATAACAAAGCGCCTTATAAAACTTGCAGATGTTCTAACTGGACACATGTACGGCAACATTGCTCAGGTATCTTGCGTACTTTCCACTCTGATGGGTGGCGTTTCTGGTTCTGCAAATGCCGACGCTGCGATGGAATCTCGCGTTTTAGGTCCAGAAATGATTCGTAGAGGATACGACAGAGGCTGGTCTGCTGCAATAAATGCATGGTCATCTATGATTGTCTGCACAATTCCTCCTTCTATGGGATTTATCATTTACGGTTCCATTGGAGAAGTTTCGATTGGACGCCTCTTTGCCGCTGGAATGATTCCAGGTTTACTGATGATGATATTTTTGATGAGTGCAACTTCGATTTCTGCACACAAAAGAAATTATATTCCAGATAGAAAAAAGCCTGCTTCATTCCGCGAAGTTATGTCTGCTTTAAAGGACGGCATTTGGGCGCTTCTTTTTCCAATTATGCTGATTGTATTCATTCGCTTTGGAATTATGACCCCATCTGAATCTGGAGCTTTTGCCGCAGTTTATGCAATCTTTGTAGGAACAGTAATCTATAGAGAGATGTCTCTTGAGGTTTTGATCAAAACTCTTAAAGACAGTACAAAAGACATTGCAATCGTTACGCTGATTTTGGCATTGAGCGGTATTTTTGGTTACGGTATTGTATACGACAGCATTCCTCAGGCTATGGCATCTGGGCTGCTCGGAATAACTCAAAACTCAACTATAATGCTTCTGATTATAATTGCACTGCTTTTAGTTATGGGAATGTTTATGGAAACCACTGTTATTACATTGCTCATGACACCGATATTGCTTCCTGTTGTAAAGTCGCTTGGAATTGACCCTGTTCACTTTGGAGTAATAATGATGACGGTTACCACTTCTGGAATTAACACTCCACCTGTCGGAACTGCATTGTATACAACTTCTTCGATATTGGGATGTTCCCCAGAAGATACAACAAAAGCATCGCTGCCATTCTTCCTTGCCGTGATAATGGTTGTTATTCTTTTGGTATTCATTCCTCAGATAAGTTTGTGGTTACCAAATTTGATTTTTGGTGTAGTAAAATGA
- a CDS encoding tetratricopeptide repeat protein, translated as MKNNESTTSVEKINLFLEKNVKLLLGFIAILLVFVAVIVAVNFVKTKSIEKGLAGLDSVEYVLRKDSESISETDFASRQDKALLDLEEFAGKGGIVGVRANMLKGEILFEKKDYEKSLAAWSKAANLKKQIYTAPICNYNAAVCCENLGDLDGAISYYKKSVEAEDFYLVDHAYFSLGRVNEIKGLYDDAKAAYKKIEEIHPSSTWAGVAKSRIIAIESSSK; from the coding sequence ATGAAAAATAATGAATCTACCACTTCGGTAGAAAAAATCAATTTATTTCTTGAAAAAAACGTAAAACTTTTACTTGGATTTATCGCAATCCTTTTGGTTTTTGTTGCTGTAATTGTTGCAGTAAATTTTGTAAAAACTAAATCTATTGAAAAGGGGCTTGCAGGTCTTGATTCGGTTGAATATGTTTTAAGAAAAGATAGCGAATCAATTTCTGAAACAGACTTCGCTTCTCGTCAGGACAAGGCACTTTTGGATTTGGAAGAATTTGCTGGTAAAGGCGGAATTGTAGGCGTTCGAGCTAATATGCTAAAAGGCGAAATTCTCTTTGAGAAAAAAGATTATGAAAAAAGCTTAGCTGCATGGTCAAAAGCTGCGAATTTGAAAAAACAAATTTACACTGCGCCTATCTGCAATTACAATGCTGCGGTTTGCTGTGAAAATTTGGGCGATTTGGACGGTGCAATATCTTATTACAAAAAATCGGTTGAAGCGGAAGATTTTTATCTTGTAGATCATGCTTATTTTAGTTTGGGACGTGTGAACGAAATAAAAGGTCTTTACGATGATGCAAAGGCCGCTTATAAAAAAATTGAAGAGATTCATCCTTCTTCGACTTGGGCAGGCGTTGCTAAGAGTCGCATAATAGCAATAGAATCCTCTTCTAAATAA
- a CDS encoding TRAP transporter small permease — protein MKYIALCYKKFTKIEEFLTNLFLIAITALVFLSAVARTLHHPINWAVDFSLLLFAWEVFLGGDIAVRNTKLIGVEILTDKLPVRMQKALSLIFFCLIIAFCLFLTIFGIKLSAENTKRLFQVLPISYSWCTVCVPVGCFFMAISSCIKIHEIIKTPASAWSTKERAVV, from the coding sequence ATGAAATATATCGCATTGTGTTATAAAAAATTTACTAAAATCGAAGAGTTTTTGACAAATCTCTTTCTTATAGCGATTACTGCGTTGGTTTTTTTATCCGCGGTAGCAAGAACCTTGCATCATCCGATAAACTGGGCAGTTGATTTTTCGCTTTTGCTTTTTGCATGGGAAGTTTTTTTGGGCGGAGACATTGCTGTTAGAAATACCAAACTGATTGGAGTTGAAATCTTAACCGACAAGTTGCCTGTAAGAATGCAGAAGGCTCTTTCTCTCATATTTTTCTGCCTTATCATTGCATTTTGTCTTTTCCTTACTATTTTCGGAATTAAACTATCAGCAGAAAACACAAAACGACTTTTCCAAGTTTTGCCAATAAGTTACAGCTGGTGTACAGTCTGTGTTCCTGTTGGTTGTTTTTTCATGGCAATCTCATCCTGCATAAAAATTCATGAGATTATAAAAACTCCAGCTTCCGCATGGAGCACAAAAGAGAGGGCAGTTGTATGA
- the scpB gene encoding SMC-Scp complex subunit ScpB, whose amino-acid sequence MKHMDVNLEKEMGLVETVLFLDSEPLTLATISKISSLSQDVVEQCLESLKEKYTSENSGIELSKITGGWTLTPKKEFWEVLKERYGNKNAGRLSRSAMEVLSIIAYKQPITRAEIESIRGVPPDNMIRLLEERLLVKEVGKKDAPGRPSQFGTTKDFLKFFGLNSIADLPRLDEKESERFELAR is encoded by the coding sequence ATGAAACACATGGATGTCAATCTCGAAAAAGAAATGGGGCTTGTAGAAACTGTGCTTTTTTTAGACAGCGAGCCTCTTACCCTTGCGACAATTTCAAAAATTTCATCATTGTCGCAGGATGTTGTAGAACAGTGCCTTGAAAGTTTAAAAGAAAAATACACGAGTGAAAATTCAGGAATTGAACTTTCAAAGATTACAGGTGGTTGGACTCTTACTCCAAAAAAAGAATTTTGGGAAGTTTTAAAAGAACGTTATGGCAACAAAAATGCAGGTCGTTTAAGTCGCTCCGCAATGGAAGTGCTTTCGATAATAGCGTATAAGCAGCCAATTACTCGTGCAGAAATAGAATCTATACGCGGAGTTCCTCCTGACAATATGATTCGCCTTTTGGAAGAAAGGCTTTTGGTTAAAGAAGTTGGTAAAAAAGATGCTCCTGGAAGACCGAGTCAGTTTGGAACTACAAAGGATTTTTTAAAGTTTTTCGGTTTAAATTCCATTGCAGATTTACCTCGTCTTGATGAAAAAGAATCTGAGAGGTTTGAACTTGCAAGATAA
- the rpsA gene encoding 30S ribosomal protein S1, protein MIIAMDGPAGTGKSTIAGLIAKKLNITYLNSGSFYRALTLAVNEANIDLSDSNAVVDFCKKQNLEYKNSRLILNGKDVENLLHSDSVSAKVAQLSSIVEIRHLVNQRMREITKSLDIVCEGRDMTTVVFPDAQYKFYLDASIDVQAQRRFDQGVSNMTLEEVKQAIIKRDEIDKNKKEGALKRAQDAFYIDTSILTIEQVCEIILTKIHNKGFTMEQMEVEKEDAKSSIQTQLEESLRSFKTLEDGQLVEGTVIAVTDELVFIDIGAKSEGKISVQEFAGKLPKVGDVLVVVLVKLNGRGGPEVSYTKAQSKQLWKDLRKAADEKTAIEGKIEKEVKGGFDVNLGGDIHAFLPISQSDSTKVEDPKKLIGTVSKFYIERLYSDNKANVVVNRRKYLEEEMNKARDDFFAKAQVGDNVKGVVKSFTSFGAFIDLGGFDGLLHINDMSWGHVTRPKDFVKKGQEIELKVIALNPEDKRINLSLKHFTEDPWMHFEDKYHVESIVEGTVTKLTDFGAFIELEEGIEGLVHISEFSWTKKVNKASDMVKIGDKVKCMILGYDIQAGRVSLGLKQVTPNPWDTISEKYVVDSVVHGKIVKVTNAGAFVELEEGIDGFLRAEDISWTKKVKHPGSELTVGQELDVKILDVNAEQHRITVGIKQLTDNPWKAFADKYSVGSTLEGEVTSITEFGIFVKAPEGIEGLVNKSNLSDDKEVPYEEAVKKYNVGDKINVYVIDINVEKEKVGFSVKEFKKAQARKEINQYMSSDNGGGAYTLGDMLNDQKKN, encoded by the coding sequence ATGATTATCGCCATGGACGGTCCTGCTGGAACTGGAAAATCTACGATTGCAGGTCTTATCGCAAAAAAACTGAACATAACTTATTTGAATAGCGGAAGTTTTTATAGGGCGCTTACTTTAGCGGTTAACGAAGCAAATATCGATTTAAGCGATTCGAATGCTGTTGTCGATTTCTGCAAAAAACAAAATCTTGAATACAAAAATTCGAGGCTTATCCTAAATGGAAAAGATGTAGAGAATTTATTGCATTCAGATTCGGTAAGTGCGAAAGTTGCACAACTTTCTTCTATTGTGGAGATTCGCCATCTTGTAAATCAGCGCATGAGGGAAATCACAAAATCTCTGGATATAGTCTGCGAAGGACGCGATATGACAACAGTCGTTTTTCCAGATGCGCAGTATAAGTTCTATCTTGACGCTTCTATAGATGTTCAAGCTCAGAGAAGATTTGATCAGGGCGTTTCCAATATGACTTTGGAAGAAGTAAAACAGGCGATAATCAAGCGCGATGAAATTGATAAAAACAAAAAAGAAGGTGCTCTCAAGAGAGCTCAAGACGCTTTTTATATAGATACTTCAATCTTGACGATAGAACAGGTTTGTGAGATAATCCTAACTAAAATTCACAATAAAGGGTTTACTATGGAACAGATGGAAGTGGAAAAGGAAGACGCAAAAAGCTCAATCCAAACACAATTAGAGGAGTCTCTTAGGAGTTTTAAAACTCTTGAAGATGGTCAGCTTGTTGAAGGAACTGTAATCGCAGTTACTGACGAACTTGTTTTTATTGATATTGGTGCAAAATCAGAGGGAAAAATCTCTGTTCAAGAATTTGCTGGAAAATTGCCAAAAGTTGGCGATGTTTTAGTTGTGGTGCTTGTAAAACTCAACGGTCGTGGTGGTCCTGAAGTTTCTTACACAAAGGCACAGTCAAAGCAACTTTGGAAAGATTTGAGAAAAGCTGCAGATGAAAAAACTGCTATTGAAGGGAAAATTGAAAAAGAAGTAAAGGGCGGTTTTGATGTAAACCTTGGTGGCGATATTCACGCTTTCCTTCCTATAAGTCAGTCTGACAGCACAAAGGTTGAAGATCCTAAAAAATTGATTGGAACTGTTTCTAAGTTCTATATCGAACGTTTGTATTCTGATAACAAAGCAAATGTTGTTGTAAACCGCAGAAAATATCTCGAAGAAGAGATGAACAAAGCACGCGATGACTTTTTTGCAAAGGCACAAGTTGGTGATAACGTTAAAGGCGTTGTAAAGTCATTTACAAGTTTTGGTGCTTTTATCGACCTAGGCGGATTTGATGGACTTCTTCATATAAATGATATGAGTTGGGGTCATGTAACTCGTCCAAAAGATTTTGTAAAAAAAGGACAGGAAATTGAACTTAAGGTTATCGCTTTAAATCCTGAAGATAAGAGAATAAATCTCTCACTCAAGCATTTTACAGAAGACCCTTGGATGCACTTTGAAGACAAGTATCACGTAGAAAGCATTGTTGAAGGAACTGTTACAAAACTTACTGATTTTGGTGCCTTCATCGAATTGGAAGAAGGAATTGAAGGTCTTGTTCATATTTCAGAATTCAGTTGGACAAAAAAAGTAAACAAAGCGTCTGATATGGTTAAAATCGGCGACAAAGTTAAGTGCATGATTTTGGGATACGATATTCAGGCTGGTAGAGTTTCTTTGGGACTTAAACAGGTTACACCTAATCCTTGGGATACAATTTCTGAAAAATACGTTGTGGATTCTGTCGTTCACGGAAAGATTGTAAAAGTTACAAACGCAGGTGCTTTTGTGGAGCTTGAAGAAGGAATCGACGGCTTTTTGAGAGCTGAAGATATTTCTTGGACAAAGAAAGTAAAACATCCTGGAAGTGAATTAACTGTAGGTCAGGAACTCGATGTAAAGATTCTTGATGTAAATGCAGAACAACATCGTATTACTGTTGGTATAAAACAGCTTACAGATAATCCTTGGAAGGCTTTTGCTGACAAGTATTCTGTTGGCTCAACCCTTGAAGGTGAAGTTACGTCTATAACTGAATTTGGGATTTTTGTAAAAGCTCCTGAAGGAATTGAAGGACTTGTAAACAAATCAAATTTGAGCGATGACAAAGAAGTTCCTTACGAAGAAGCGGTAAAAAAATACAACGTAGGCGATAAAATAAATGTTTATGTTATAGACATAAATGTTGAAAAAGAAAAAGTTGGTTTTTCTGTTAAGGAATTTAAAAAGGCTCAGGCTCGCAAAGAAATTAACCAGTATATGTCTTCTGATAATGGTGGTGGAGCTTATACACTTGGCGATATGCTTAACGACCAGAAGAAAAACTGA
- a CDS encoding C4-dicarboxylate TRAP transporter substrate-binding protein, whose amino-acid sequence MKKKIIVVSLFLIALFGVFAARKNNNSKKYTLKLSTQLNETSIMVQGFKELAENVKTKSNGRLVIQVYPSAQLGTDEDVIEQAIQGVNVCVLTDGGRMGNYVKDIGIIGMAYFADNYDDVLKVTKGKTFDGWVKKLASEDNIQILSFNWYDGARSFYTHKPVNTPEDLKGLRIRTPGAPAWAESIAALGATPIAMPWNDTYSGIQSKALDGCEVQLTSAVPARLYEVVKYLDKTEHFHLINGLIVGTKWFNTLPDDLKDLLIKETQAAGEKNARLVESKAAELEKELVRQGITVVTVDKEPFKKAADKAYDKLGFTALRKQIYQEIGK is encoded by the coding sequence ATGAAAAAAAAGATTATTGTTGTTTCTTTGTTTTTGATTGCTCTATTTGGCGTGTTTGCTGCACGCAAAAATAACAATTCAAAAAAGTATACTTTGAAACTTTCGACACAGCTCAACGAAACATCAATTATGGTTCAAGGATTTAAAGAACTTGCAGAAAATGTAAAAACAAAGTCTAACGGACGTTTAGTAATACAAGTTTATCCTTCTGCTCAGCTTGGTACCGATGAAGACGTTATCGAACAGGCTATACAAGGTGTTAATGTTTGCGTTCTTACCGACGGTGGTCGCATGGGAAATTATGTAAAAGATATCGGTATCATCGGTATGGCATATTTTGCAGACAATTATGATGATGTTTTAAAAGTTACGAAGGGCAAAACTTTTGACGGTTGGGTAAAAAAACTTGCAAGCGAAGACAATATCCAGATACTTTCTTTCAACTGGTATGACGGAGCTCGCTCTTTTTATACACACAAGCCTGTAAATACTCCTGAAGATCTCAAAGGACTTAGAATCCGCACTCCTGGAGCTCCTGCATGGGCAGAAAGCATTGCGGCTCTAGGCGCTACGCCAATCGCAATGCCTTGGAACGATACATACAGTGGAATTCAGTCTAAAGCACTTGACGGATGCGAAGTTCAACTTACATCTGCTGTTCCTGCCAGACTGTATGAAGTTGTAAAATACCTCGATAAAACAGAACACTTCCATCTTATCAACGGTCTTATCGTAGGAACTAAATGGTTTAATACTCTTCCAGACGATTTAAAAGATTTGCTCATAAAAGAGACTCAGGCTGCAGGTGAAAAAAATGCACGTCTAGTTGAATCAAAAGCTGCTGAACTCGAAAAAGAACTTGTTCGTCAGGGCATAACAGTTGTAACCGTTGATAAAGAGCCATTTAAAAAAGCCGCTGATAAAGCATACGATAAACTTGGCTTTACAGCCTTGCGCAAACAAATCTATCAAGAAATCGGAAAATAA
- a CDS encoding sigma-54 interaction domain-containing protein, translating into MSDMNSLSLEKLKTLIEINDRINSNYSDINALLVYILESAMRLVECEASSILLVNKEDETLRFMVALGPKGVEAKNILVEKNSIAGWVVENNKYLIVNNAAKDPRFSKTVQDKTGYITKTMIAIPMKVKGKCIGVIELINKLDGRLFDKADLEILELLSNQAGIAYSNADSFRAAQDKISILQSNIENGIDYHSFVAKSSSVLDLLHVIDEVARANTTILITGESGVGKELFAEQIHLRSNRSDKPFIRVNCAALSPSLLESELFGHVKGAFTDAVTDRKGRFEAADKGTLFLDEIGELPIELQSKLLRVLQSRTFERVGSSDSITVDVRIVVATNRNLEKMVNDGSFRADLYYRLNVMPLNIPPLRERKEDILPLAKFFLSKFGIETKKSFEGFSSAAERILLEYYWPGNVRELENSIERACVLGIPPLIQGEDLRINYLSAQNPPKDKDEIGNSYSIIAEEFANPADGDRSLKTAITKFKTAYVKQILNETSWNQTEAGKILGIQRTYVSRLLNELNIR; encoded by the coding sequence ATGAGTGATATGAATTCTCTCAGTTTAGAAAAGCTTAAGACACTCATCGAGATTAACGATCGAATAAATTCCAACTATTCGGACATAAACGCATTGCTGGTTTATATACTTGAATCCGCAATGCGTTTAGTTGAATGCGAAGCTTCATCTATTCTCCTTGTAAACAAAGAAGACGAAACATTGCGCTTTATGGTTGCTTTAGGACCTAAAGGTGTGGAAGCCAAAAATATTTTGGTCGAAAAAAACAGCATTGCTGGCTGGGTAGTCGAAAATAACAAGTATTTGATAGTAAATAATGCCGCGAAAGATCCTCGTTTTTCTAAAACCGTGCAAGATAAAACCGGTTATATTACAAAAACGATGATTGCAATTCCTATGAAAGTTAAGGGAAAGTGCATTGGTGTTATCGAACTCATAAATAAACTAGATGGAAGACTTTTCGATAAAGCTGACCTTGAAATTCTTGAATTGCTTTCTAATCAAGCAGGAATTGCCTATTCAAATGCAGATTCTTTTCGTGCTGCCCAAGATAAAATTTCCATATTACAAAGCAATATTGAAAATGGGATTGACTATCATTCCTTTGTCGCAAAAAGTTCATCAGTTTTGGATTTGTTGCATGTAATTGACGAAGTTGCTCGGGCCAACACTACTATTTTGATAACTGGCGAGAGCGGAGTTGGGAAAGAATTGTTTGCAGAGCAGATACATTTGCGATCAAACAGGAGCGACAAACCTTTTATACGTGTAAATTGTGCAGCACTTTCTCCTTCTCTGCTTGAAAGCGAACTTTTTGGGCATGTAAAAGGCGCTTTTACGGATGCTGTTACAGATAGAAAGGGAAGGTTTGAGGCAGCAGATAAGGGAACTTTATTTCTTGATGAAATTGGAGAACTTCCCATTGAACTGCAATCAAAACTTTTAAGAGTTTTGCAAAGCCGAACTTTTGAAAGAGTTGGTTCGAGTGATTCTATAACGGTTGATGTTCGAATTGTTGTCGCAACGAATCGAAATCTTGAAAAAATGGTGAACGATGGCTCGTTTAGAGCGGATTTATATTATCGCTTAAATGTAATGCCCTTGAATATTCCGCCTTTAAGAGAGCGAAAAGAAGATATACTGCCACTTGCTAAATTTTTTCTTTCAAAATTTGGAATTGAAACAAAAAAGAGTTTTGAAGGATTTTCTTCTGCGGCAGAGAGAATTCTGCTTGAATATTATTGGCCAGGAAATGTCCGTGAACTTGAAAATTCAATAGAACGCGCCTGTGTTTTAGGTATTCCTCCGCTTATACAGGGCGAAGATTTGAGGATAAACTATTTGTCTGCTCAAAATCCTCCTAAAGACAAAGACGAAATCGGCAATAGCTATTCAATTATTGCAGAAGAATTTGCAAATCCTGCTGATGGTGATCGTTCTCTAAAAACTGCAATTACAAAATTTAAAACGGCTTACGTTAAACAGATTTTGAACGAAACTTCATGGAATCAAACAGAAGCGGGTAAAATTTTAGGAATTCAGCGAACTTATGTTTCTCGTTTGTTAAACGAATTGAACATACGCTAA
- a CDS encoding segregation and condensation protein A, producing MGQEVDLQVKNKEEIASDSNRKYTAGEFEGPLDLLWALIRDNKINIYDIPIAQITEQFLEYLDYASQVELGDLSEFYNMAARLLYIKSRMMLPVEIKVDDDFDFDDPREELVDKLIEYQKFKKLSNLMEDREDENEWNFERKKIQRVLPFEDENMWEAVDTWDLLQQMQKIFQTMISQYSDSKIIDMYEEISVNEKITLMNELLEEKNECMFTDLIIRKGNMLDVICAFMALLEAVKFKMATVMQNRMFGDIKICKNTAA from the coding sequence ATGGGACAGGAAGTTGATTTACAGGTAAAAAACAAAGAAGAGATTGCAAGCGACAGCAATAGAAAGTATACCGCTGGAGAATTTGAAGGTCCGCTTGATTTACTTTGGGCTTTGATTCGCGACAATAAGATAAATATATACGACATTCCCATTGCACAGATAACAGAGCAATTCTTGGAATATTTGGATTACGCTTCTCAAGTTGAACTTGGAGACCTTTCTGAGTTTTACAATATGGCGGCGAGACTTTTATATATAAAAAGCAGAATGATGTTGCCTGTGGAAATTAAAGTTGATGACGATTTTGATTTTGATGACCCAAGGGAAGAATTGGTTGATAAACTGATTGAATACCAAAAATTTAAAAAACTTTCCAATCTTATGGAAGACAGAGAAGACGAAAACGAATGGAATTTTGAACGAAAGAAAATTCAGCGAGTTCTTCCTTTTGAAGATGAAAATATGTGGGAAGCTGTTGACACTTGGGATTTATTGCAGCAGATGCAAAAGATTTTTCAAACGATGATCTCTCAATATTCTGACAGCAAAATCATCGATATGTACGAAGAAATCTCCGTCAATGAAAAAATCACTTTGATGAATGAGCTTTTGGAAGAAAAAAATGAATGCATGTTTACGGATTTGATTATTCGCAAAGGAAATATGCTCGATGTAATCTGTGCTTTTATGGCTCTTTTAGAAGCGGTTAAGTTTAAAATGGCAACGGTAATGCAAAATAGAATGTTTGGCGACATAAAAATTTGCAAAAATACTGCGGCTTAA
- a CDS encoding pseudouridine synthase, whose product MKKNLRGLNLQDKPKEKQRLQAFLAHCGVASRRSSEKIIVEGRVTVNGDVVTELGTKVSVDDEICVDGKKVNLENRKIYILLNKPSGLVCSQSDEKGRPVAVDLLKQKYSQRLYNVGRLDMFSRGAVIFTNDGDFAAKLSHPSSEIEKEYLVETSYPLPEGLDQRFLKGIRVEGIFYKAKQTKIINTHKMKVILIEGKNREIRRVFADAGSSIRSLQRVRIGNLGLGNLKEGEFRELTDFEVKGLLSLCKN is encoded by the coding sequence ATGAAAAAGAATCTGAGAGGTTTGAACTTGCAAGATAAGCCTAAAGAAAAACAGCGGTTGCAAGCGTTTCTGGCTCACTGCGGAGTTGCAAGCAGGCGTTCTTCAGAAAAAATAATCGTAGAAGGGCGCGTTACGGTAAACGGTGATGTTGTAACAGAACTCGGCACAAAGGTAAGCGTTGATGATGAGATTTGTGTCGATGGAAAAAAAGTAAACTTGGAAAATCGTAAAATCTATATTTTGCTCAATAAACCTTCGGGACTCGTGTGTAGCCAATCTGACGAAAAAGGTAGACCTGTGGCAGTAGATCTTTTAAAACAAAAATATTCACAGCGCCTTTATAATGTTGGCAGGCTCGACATGTTTAGCCGTGGTGCTGTCATTTTTACAAACGACGGAGATTTTGCTGCAAAGTTGAGCCATCCTTCAAGCGAAATTGAAAAAGAATATCTTGTGGAAACGAGTTATCCGCTTCCGGAGGGATTGGATCAGAGATTTTTAAAAGGCATTCGAGTCGAAGGAATTTTTTACAAAGCAAAACAAACAAAAATAATAAATACTCACAAAATGAAAGTCATTCTTATAGAAGGAAAAAACAGAGAAATCCGTCGAGTTTTTGCAGATGCTGGAAGTTCAATAAGAAGTCTTCAGCGAGTAAGAATTGGAAATCTTGGTTTGGGTAATCTAAAAGAGGGAGAATTTAGAGAGCTTACGGATTTTGAAGTAAAGGGACTTTTATCTTTGTGCAAAAATTAA
- a CDS encoding TIGR01212 family radical SAM protein (This family includes YhcC from E. coli K-12, an uncharacterized radical SAM protein.) has translation MILLSDFYKKIFGCKVYKVSLCASCSCPNRDGSKGFGGCIFCSQKGSGDFIAKSKSISEQFINGKSLVEKKAKGRSVSNRVLYLPYFQSFSSTYGDFEILKSEFLEALSMDGVAGLAIATRADCLGERFIDFFSEISEKYFLQIELGLQTSNEKTGNVINRCYTDRDYENAIALLQNRLPSAHIVTHLIFGLPNENIEDMIDSVRFVCKVNNRKSDKKFFGIKITNLYVLKDTALEKLFLEKHFECLTQDEYFYALQKALKLLPENAVLHRFTGDPPKKIALAPEWALNKRKVLNEAKKLFMEQ, from the coding sequence ATGATTTTATTATCTGATTTTTATAAAAAAATATTTGGCTGCAAGGTTTATAAAGTTTCTCTTTGTGCAAGTTGTTCCTGCCCTAATCGCGATGGTAGCAAAGGTTTTGGAGGTTGCATTTTTTGCAGTCAAAAGGGGAGTGGAGATTTTATCGCAAAGTCAAAATCCATAAGCGAGCAATTTATTAACGGAAAATCACTCGTTGAAAAAAAAGCAAAAGGAAGAAGTGTCAGTAATCGAGTTTTGTATTTGCCGTATTTTCAAAGTTTTTCTTCTACCTATGGCGATTTTGAAATATTAAAGAGTGAATTTTTAGAAGCACTTTCAATGGATGGAGTTGCAGGACTTGCGATTGCAACCAGAGCAGATTGCCTTGGCGAGCGATTTATAGATTTTTTTAGCGAGATAAGTGAAAAATATTTTTTACAGATAGAACTGGGGCTTCAAACTTCAAATGAAAAAACAGGAAATGTTATAAACCGCTGCTATACAGATAGGGATTACGAAAATGCGATTGCTCTTTTACAAAATAGACTGCCTTCTGCACATATAGTAACACATTTAATTTTTGGGCTTCCAAATGAAAATATAGAAGATATGATTGATTCTGTGCGTTTTGTCTGCAAGGTGAACAATCGTAAAAGCGATAAAAAATTTTTTGGAATAAAGATTACAAATCTCTATGTTTTAAAAGATACCGCTTTAGAAAAGCTGTTTTTAGAAAAACATTTTGAATGTTTAACACAAGACGAATATTTTTATGCCTTGCAAAAGGCTTTAAAACTTTTGCCAGAAAATGCGGTTTTGCACAGATTTACAGGCGATCCGCCAAAAAAAATTGCACTTGCACCAGAATGGGCGTTAAACAAGAGAAAAGTGTTAAACGAGGCAAAAAAACTTTTTATGGAACAATAA